In Panicum virgatum strain AP13 chromosome 5K, P.virgatum_v5, whole genome shotgun sequence, the genomic window TTGCTCTTGAAGGCCATGTTGACAGATGTTAAGTCAACGATAATAAATAGCAATATGTACAACAAAACTTGCAGTTACTATGTAACTATGCAGCTCTACCAGTGTATACTTCCACATAATGTTTCAAATGATAAAATGAATCAAAAAGTTAAAGAATTACTATGTAGGAAAACTAGTGAAGCTACTTTAGGAGCAGCATAATGTCAGGTACCAAGATTAAAATACGAAACATATGCACAGCTGACAAGCAGACTGTTACAAGAACTGTAATTTAGGTCAGGTTCTATGAGAGAATATGTCTGGACTATGGGAAAAAATGGTTTGCCTGCTACCTAGTCTTGCAAAATCAGAGTTTCTGGATATGAGATCAGAAAAGATAGACGTGTAAGCTATGGTCTGTAATGATGGCTTTCACGAAAGTCACATCTTTGCCATAAAACCATTAATGATAAAAAAAGTACCCAGCATCTTCTTTCCTTTCTCTAAAAGTACATACATGAAGGTTAATACATCAacaacatcaacatcaacaaagccttttaatcccaagcaagttggggtaggctagagttgaAACCCAACAAAGACCATTATTCATGGTTCCGGCACGTGAATCGCGGCtttccaagcactcctatccaaggACAAATCTCTAGGTATACTCCAGTCTTTCAAGTCTCTTCTAATTGTTTCTTCCCATGTCAACTTCGGCCGGCCCCTGCCTCTCCTCATATTACCGTCGTGCTTTAGGATACCACTATGCACTGGTGCCTCTAGCGGTCTCCGTTGGACATGAAGGTTAATAACTCAAAAATATAATTGCTTGCCAATCACTATCACATACATTAAGCTAAGAGACACAGCAATCAGATAACAATTGTATTCAGGGAACGTTTGTTCCGATATATCACATAAATATACACAGTGCAGCCTTAAGCTAAATTAAGAAGGAGCAAACAGCCAAATATAGCATTGGGATCCTTCCATAAAATATCTTAAGCCCTTGCTAGCTACTCTAGTTCTATAAAATTACATCAAAATTCCAAGAGCCTGAAATTGAataagttgttttggaaattttgtttttgaCACTAAGGATTTTGCACTCAAAGATTCTTACAGGACAAACATGAGACCCTTACAAACCATCTACAAAAGCCAATATCACGAAGAGATCACAAAAACTGTAACAAGATCATGCTGAATAAAATGTTGTGATGCTACAAAAAGGAAATTTTTGGGAAAGGTTACCTGCTGCCATGGCTTCAACTGAACTAGGACAGCCATTGAACCTAGTAGATGTCACTCATACTCAAATTGTACATCCACATGCACATACTTCCTCATGAGACAGACTATAAATGAGGTGAAGCTTGCTAGCATCTGGCGTTCTTCTCGTGTTTTTGCCTCAGAAAGAACACCATGAATAACAAGTTTCTTGAGATTTGGACACCTTTCAATCATACCAAACACCCAGGGTCCAAAGTGCTCACTTATTACTGTCCAACCAAGTTCCAGAACTGAGACATTCTCCAGCGGTGATGAACCCTGGAGGCTGTAGTGGAGCAATCCGTCTCGTAATTCGTAGCTCAATGAAAGATGCCTAAGAAGAGGAAATGAAACAGCTATAGTTTCTGAATCCACAATTTCATCCTCGTCATCAAATACAACACCCCAAAATCGTAGCATACGCAAGTTGGATGCTCTGGATATCATATTATAGAACTTAGGCCAGACTATTGTGAAGTTGCTCACATCTACTATCTCCAGATTATCAGTACTGTCCCCAATATCCAAATGTGTAACACTGACGTCATCGATCTTAAGATGTTTTAGTGTTCTTTTCCCAATAAGCTCAAACAGATCAAGATTCAATGCATTCAAGTGTAGAACTTCCAAATTATCTGCATCAAGTATGATCTTATCTACACCTACTGATTTTGCGAAAAGACTCTTCAATGTATGGCTTGTGAGCTCCATTGTAGATTGTGGATCTGAAGTGACAACCTCAAGGACATCAAGTGCTAATAACTCTATCTTTGGGCAAGCAGCAACTAGAAGGCTCAGATCCAATGCTGAAATGCTGACATGCCTCAGGGAAAGGGATTTCAGACAGGTGAACCTCTGATAGCTTGGTTCAACACCTGTGATTGTGTTATGGTCCAAATCTAGCACTTCGAGCTTCTGCCTGCCGCACTTTTCCAGAATGTTTACATTAGGTATTGTCCTGACATTGTAAGACAAGCTCCGGAGTGTTTCCCTGGTATACATGAGCCAGGCAATCACTGGTGCTGCAGAGAACTCATGGGTGTTATCTATATGAATCGAGAGGCATTGCAGCCCCATTGTCTGAAATATAGTCTGTGTGATAACAATCTCCAATTGACGTGTAGTCATGTCCCGAGGAAAGTCATCGGAGTTAAAAGACAGCAAACGAAGGTGCCTCCTGCAGGCATCCCACCACTTCCGGCATACCACAGAGGCAACCATGACATCACGTGCAACACCAAGATGGGAAAGAATGTTGCCAATGACTTCAACAGGGAGGTGCTCCATTTTTGGCACTAAAAGAACACCCAACACTATCGAGTATAAAATCTAATGAAGAATTTTCTCCATAGCAACAAGACAGTCTTCTAGCATAAAGTTGCAAACATTTTCAGATGTCAATATCAGTGTTCGTTAAGACCTCGTCACCTTCCTTTCCTGTAAAATTGCAATTGATAATTAGCAAGTAATAACACCAGTGATTTAGTAAACATCATCTATAATTTCTTAAGACTTTGTAAAAGCTCAGCTGCAGCAACAGAGATGCTCAAATGTCCTGTGACGCCTCGATTCACCCAACCCATTTTAAACTAACCGACACAAGCAAAATCAGAGTTGGGTGTAGTCGCGCGATCTACCAGTGAGAAGACCCTGCTCAACCAAATCTAGATCATAATCGACTAAACACTGAAAATGGTATCATACAGTTATTCGGTTGGAACGCAGAAGGGCGCATGGGATGATTGAATCTAGATAATCCACCACACAATTCTGCAATTCGATCATCAAGTGCAACTTCCAACCCGATAAAATGAGTAAGAGACAAGTGAgggcgaggagggagggagccaACCTTGATTGGTATAGCAACACGACGATGACGCGACAGTGGCAACGACCGCTCCGTGGCCCGGAACCCGGGCTTTGGCTGAGCGCTGTCGCCGGATCTGCACACCGCAAGCCGGTCCGTCGTTGCAGGACCCCAGATCGACCTCATGCGATAGCTCGAGTCCAATTCATGGCGTCTTCCTCGACTCCGGCAGACGCCCAAGGCGAGAACACGCCGTCTTCTTCAGAGGACCCGTCACCGACGCCCCGGCGTGGAGACGCCGGCTGAAGGCCGGGAAGAGGCTACGGTGGCAGCGCAAGTCTCGAGaacaggaggtggtgcggcgCTGACTCTTGAGACCGGCGCGTCGGACAGGTCGCGGAATCGCGACCACGGCGGCGTCCCGGCGAGAGGAGAGAAGGAAATGTGCCCGCCGCACACCCACgggtaaaagaaaagaaaagctgaCGAGGCGTGGGCCGATGTGACCTTGGCAGAACGATCCGTAAATTCAACCCAAGAGGCCCAGCAAACTGGGGTGGTGGCCCAAGTTCCCTCGCGCGAAGGACAGAAAAAGCCCACACGGTTTTTTCTCTTtcgttctcttttctttttcattcaaTCTAATAAAACTCCTCTAAAAAAATCAATCTAATAAAACTAATCTTTCTCATTATTGATATCGAACCAATTTCAATGTCGTATTCCAACATTTTTTCGCTGCCTATGGTCCTGATATGTGATGCCTGTATGGTCCtttattttttccatttttctggAACCTTTCAGCCGTATAGTTTCTTGTCCTGATTTCTCTCGGTTCGAATGGAATAGCGAATTTTATCTTTTGGTTTGGTCATTGTTGCAGTCATGTTTGGTCGGTGCTGACCTGTCACTTGACCGTGGTAATTTTCATGCGTTCCCGGTTGGATTAAGTTAATCTTGTTGTATCCGTGTAAGAACCTTGGAATATCCCAAACTTTTTGTGTTTGGACTGTTGTCCATTTCTCCCACATTGGGTTTCTCCATTTGTGGCTTGCCTAGTTTaaagttttgcaccaagctgcAAATAATCCGAACAAGTAGAGTGATAAAGATAAAAACGAACGTACCCGTCACTGACCCATCGTTTGTTGGGTCAGAGGGTGTGTCAGACACAAAGGCATACAGCTTAGAAGATGCAGGAAAGacgtaatttttttttttgtcgcgTTTGCAGTTCAGTTGCGTACGTCTGAGTGTTTCGGAATTGAATGTAGCCTCAATGATCTTAGCTCGCTCATCATCAGGACAACTAAACTAATTGTGGAAGCTTAGCGGCCAAATGAAATGTCCAAGCATGGCAGCATTCCTTAACCGCGACCACTCACGGTAAATGCGGACGAGCCACGGTACGAAAGCTGGCAAAAGTTTCTCCCCTTGACAGCCCTATTGCATTCGCAATCGCTTGCCCAAAAAAACAGCTATAAAACGGCGTGCCGACTAAGCACACTTCGCCAAACATCGCTCCAGAACCAAAACAGAATTCCTACTAAGTAGTGGCTGAGCCTAGCTGGGCACGCTGAAGCCATGGCAGGCCGAGCTCTCACTTCCTTCCTGCTCACTGCCACCATCCTGGCGGCGCTCCTAGCGACATGCCACGCCGGCGGCATCGCCATCTACTGGGGCCAGAACGACGGCGAGGCGTCCCTGTCCACGACCTGCGCGTCGAGCAACTACAAGTTCGTCATCCTCGCGTTCGTCTACAAGTTCGGCAAGGGGCAGACGCCGCAGCTGGACCTATCCAGCCACTGCGACCCCTCGTCGGGCGGCTGCAAGGCGCTGAGTGAGGACATCCTCCTGTGCCAGCGCCGCGGCATCAAGGTCCTGCTCTCCATCGGCGGCGCCGTCGGCAGCTACGGCCTGACCTCCGAGGGGGACGCGCGCGACGTGGCCGCGTACCTCTGGAACAGCTACCTCGGCGGCACGTCGTCGTTCCGGCCCCTCGGCGACGCCGTCCTTGACGGCATCGACTTCGACATCGAGCACGGCAGTGCCAAGTACTGGGGCAGCCTCGCCAGGTAAAATCGCGCAGCCGTCTAGCTAGCTACTCGTCGTTGCACGCTCTGATTGTGCCCACTCCCACGATGCTGACATGGCTGCAAGACATGTGCAGCGACCTGAAGAACATGAGCAAGAACCAGGGCGGCAAGGAGGTGCTGCTGAGCGCGGCGCCGCAGTGCCCGTTCCCGGACGAGTGGGACAGCGGCGCGATCGACACGGGGCTGTTCGACTTCGTGTGGGTGCAGTTCTACAACAACCCGGAGTGCCAGTTCAGCTCGGGGCGCAGCGCGTTCCTGGCCGCGTGGAAGCAGTGGGAGTCGGTGCCGGCGGGGAAGATCTTCCTGGGCCTGCCGGCCTCCAAGGGCGCGGCGGGCACCGGGTTCGTGCCCCCCGGCGAGCTCAACTCCCGCGTGCTGCCGCTCATCCGGGGCTCGCCCAAGTACGGCGGCGTCATGCTCTGGTCCAAGTACTACGACGACAGCACGGGCTACAGCTCCGCCATCAAGAGCCACGTCTGATATTTGCCGTGAAATTAAGGTCGATCGGCATACGCATGGTGTCGACAAAATAAAATGGTTTATCTTTGCGCTTGCTCGTGTTCGTCTGTCGACGTGTTTCAGAGTTgggagagttttttttttttttgaaaaggaacTGGCAAGAGTTTTGCCAGTACAATAATTTTCTTGGTACAATAATGTTGCCTTTTGTTTTCCAGTACGCCTTCCAGATTCATCTGTTTGTCACATGTAGAGCATAACCGTAGAAATAGTGCTTAACCTGCATGATCTGAGGCAAACATTAGCAGAAAAGGAATTGCAGCAACATCCTCCGTCAGGTACAAATACCACAAAGGGCGCGAGGACCGTCTTCGCGGATGTGCTCTCGTGTATGATCACATGACATGACAAGACGAGAATGCATTGCAGACAAACCTGCCAAGGCCGTCCGTGAGCTTAAGCAAGCGCGCGTGTGGTTCCACGACGGCGAGCTTGCTTGGCTCCAATGACCGCCATGGAGCCATGTTGGTAGGGGTGCAAATAGGTGATCTTTAGATGTACTTCCAACCCTCGTTAGTTtgaaattttgtactacttcttcAAAATAGGTTTCTCCAAAATGGGATTTCATTTtagaaaaatagtacaaaatattgaactaaacagagttggaggtgcacctaagggtcatcCATTTGCACCCCAATATGTTGGGGAATTGCTACAGGAGCAGAGTCAAGGCGGAGATCCTAGGGCTTGAATGCTTCAGATGGCGATGGCCGATGGGACTTTTTGGCTGCCGGCTGGAACAGAAGATCATGAAGGCAGTGGCGGAGGAGGCcgttgccgaggagccacagaAAGAGTGGAGGGACTGAGAGCCCAATCGGAGCAGGGggcattttaaaaatatatgggGTTATTTGTTAATATTTGGATCCGAACTAGAGGGTAATTTGAGTTTGGATCATGATTAGGGGGTGTTTTGAAAATAATTAGGGGTCTATATGTCAATTCAGGGGGCATTTTGTAATATTTCGGGCCGGCACCATGGGATCGCGGTTTTGTGCATACAGATACATGAGCACGGGCAGGAAAATTGATTCATTCAGTGAAGAACATGTTACCTAGCGCTATAGAAAGATGAGTAATATGCATAAGCAATGGCGCAATCTGTGACTGTTTGTTCAAAAAAAAGGATTATGCATAAGCAAATTGCAAGCAAGATGATGGCAAGACCAATTCAGAGAATAAAAGGCATTCTCAAGGCGATTATGTTAATAAGTTCTTCAATTGTACGCTCAAGCCTCAATGTACTGAAgaaattatgaaaaaaaataccAAACTGAATTCCGAGGTTTCCATGGAACATGCCTCAGTGTACTAAATAAATCAGGAATGCTCTCATTGAGTACATGAACGCTGAatgaaatataaaataaaaaacttcCATTGTGGCAGAAGTGATGGAATTAGTATGCATTATGAAGCTTGACACATAAACAGGCTGAGAGGTTCGGCCACTTGTTGGTTGCAGTGCTATGATCAGATGCATTTCAAATGCTCAGTTGTGTTGGTTTATCTTGCTCTATCCAAAGTGGAGCGTATTACAAATTTCAGATTTTGCACAGCTTCAGCATGTGCAAACGACCAAAACGAATGCAAAACGCTCCATGTTTCATGGCATCATGAATGAAAATGAAGGAATGCAAACCATGCATGTAGGCAGAAAAGAAGTTGGTCAAAAAAAGAGAGCAAACTTTGCCGCATGCCATGTTGTGATTCAGTAGAGTACGGCGGAGCGTTTTATACTCCATCTCAGCTCCAACTATCATCCTTTATTTTAATTAACAGGGAAGGTAAACTGCATACCGGGGTAACCGGTAACAAATAAATCCAACTTTACTTAACCGCAACTACTGAATATAAATTCACACTTGTGCGGACGAACCACGGCACGAAACCTACTCAAAATTTTCTCCACGGCGTTCACATAGTTTATGCTAACACTGCCAAACCATTATAAAAGGGAGACACCACAATGCACAATtcgccatccatccatccatctcttTACTCAGAATTCGTAAAACTTCCCTACAATTATAGCCAGCTGGGCACGCTGAACTGCTGAAGCCATGGCAAGCCGAGCTCTGACTCCCTTCCAGCTCATGGGCATCCTCTTGGTGGCGTTCCTTGCCACATGCCACGCCGGCGGCATCGCCGTCTACTGGGGCCAGAACGACGGCGAGGCGTCCCTGTCCGACACGTGCGAGTCCGGCAACTACAAGTTCGTCATCCTCGCGTTCGTGTACAAGTTCGGCAAGGGGCAGACGCCACAGCTCGACCTTGCCAGCCACTGCGACCCCTCGTCGGGCGGCTGCACGGGGCTGAGCGAGGACATCCGTTCGTGCCAGCGCAGCGGCGTCAAGGTCCTGCtctccatcggcggcggcgacggcagctaCGGCCTGACCTCCGAGGGCGACGCGCGCGACGTGGCCGCGTACCTCTGGAACAACTACCTCGGCGGCACGTCGTCGTCCCGGCCCCTCGGCGACGCCGTCCTTGACGGCATCGACTTCGacatcgagctcggcggcgccaAGTACTGGGACAGCCTCGCCAGGTGAACTCTCGCAGCCTAGTCTCGCCTTGGCACGCTTGGCTCCATCGCGCTAAGCTCGCGTATGCTCACCGCCTCACCCTGGCCGCACGCTGTGCAGGGACCTGAAGAACATGGGCAAGAACCAGGGCGGCAAGGGGGTGCTGCTGAGCGCGGCGCCGCAGTGCCCGTTCCCGGACGAGTGGGACAGCAACGCGATCAGCACGGGGCTCTTCGACTTCGTGTGGGTGCAGTTCTACAACAACCCGCCGTGCCAGGTGAGCGCGGGCCGCGGCGCGTTCATGGACGCGTGGAAGCAGTGGGAGTCGGTGCCGGCGGGGCAGATCTTCCTGGGCCTGCCCGCCTCCAAGGACGCCGCGGGCACCGGGTTCGTGCCCGCCGGCGATCTCAACTCCAACGTGCTGCCGCTCATCAGGGGCTCGCCCAAGTACGGCGGCGTCATGCTCTGGTCCAAGTACTACGATGATCGCACGGGCTACAGCTCCGCCATCAAGAGCCAAGTGTGATATTTGCTTGTTGATCCTCCTGTATCTCGAGGCTCGACCTGTTTACAGTCTTACGGATACAGAGCTACGATATAGTTTGTATTTCCCTAGTGCATTGATTTGTTGTATTTTGTTATGTCGACTGTTGAGCCGTGTTCCATGTACATTCCTTTGTTACATGTAGTATCATACCACTGAATAAAAAGGAGATACCACTTGGTTGCAGGAAGCACTCTTTCTTTGCCAATTCCCCGCATCGCTCTGATGTCTGATCTAGATCAGCATACAGGCCTGAATCCTGAAGGCCTGAACTGACCTCATACTACAAGGACAGTCGAACAACATGGCAACACAATTACACAAAAGTTTTGAGCAGAAAAACTAGCGAATGGACCTCATACTACAGCCCGGAGTCGTCGCTCACAGACTAAGGCCTCGTTTGGTTTTTT contains:
- the LOC120708745 gene encoding acidic endochitinase SE2-like; this encodes MASRALTPFQLMGILLVAFLATCHAGGIAVYWGQNDGEASLSDTCESGNYKFVILAFVYKFGKGQTPQLDLASHCDPSSGGCTGLSEDIRSCQRSGVKVLLSIGGGDGSYGLTSEGDARDVAAYLWNNYLGGTSSSRPLGDAVLDGIDFDIELGGAKYWDSLARDLKNMGKNQGGKGVLLSAAPQCPFPDEWDSNAISTGLFDFVWVQFYNNPPCQVSAGRGAFMDAWKQWESVPAGQIFLGLPASKDAAGTGFVPAGDLNSNVLPLIRGSPKYGGVMLWSKYYDDRTGYSSAIKSQV
- the LOC120708742 gene encoding F-box/LRR-repeat protein At1g67190, translating into MEHLPVEVIGNILSHLGVARDVMVASVVCRKWWDACRRHLRLLSFNSDDFPRDMTTRQLEIVITQTIFQTMGLQCLSIHIDNTHEFSAAPVIAWLMYTRETLRSLSYNVRTIPNVNILEKCGRQKLEVLDLDHNTITGVEPSYQRFTCLKSLSLRHVSISALDLSLLVAACPKIELLALDVLEVVTSDPQSTMELTSHTLKSLFAKSVGVDKIILDADNLEVLHLNALNLDLFELIGKRTLKHLKIDDVSVTHLDIGDSTDNLEIVDVSNFTIVWPKFYNMISRASNLRMLRFWGVVFDDEDEIVDSETIAVSFPLLRHLSLSYELRDGLLHYSLQGSSPLENVSVLELGWTVISEHFGPWVFGMIERCPNLKKLVIHGVLSEAKTREERQMLASFTSFIVCLMRKYVHVDVQFEYE
- the LOC120708744 gene encoding acidic endochitinase-like, producing the protein MAGRALTSFLLTATILAALLATCHAGGIAIYWGQNDGEASLSTTCASSNYKFVILAFVYKFGKGQTPQLDLSSHCDPSSGGCKALSEDILLCQRRGIKVLLSIGGAVGSYGLTSEGDARDVAAYLWNSYLGGTSSFRPLGDAVLDGIDFDIEHGSAKYWGSLASDLKNMSKNQGGKEVLLSAAPQCPFPDEWDSGAIDTGLFDFVWVQFYNNPECQFSSGRSAFLAAWKQWESVPAGKIFLGLPASKGAAGTGFVPPGELNSRVLPLIRGSPKYGGVMLWSKYYDDSTGYSSAIKSHV